A stretch of the Gossypium hirsutum isolate 1008001.06 chromosome D07, Gossypium_hirsutum_v2.1, whole genome shotgun sequence genome encodes the following:
- the LOC107935828 gene encoding uncharacterized protein, with protein sequence MASSNTPILVDDGFNEYESTIKRQKSTTSKVWDEMTKLECENKNELKAQCNHSSESTFSMGKKVITPLRSSLKPKTVQAVVCLDDWMRAKGFSVEIGCKKDDDDDDDDEDDEDDDVSSVAF encoded by the exons ATGGCTAGTTCAAACACTCCTATACTTGTGGACGATGGGTTTAATGAGTATGAAAGTACTATCAAACGTCAAAAGTCTACCACTTCAAAGGTGTGGGATGAAATGACAAAGCTTGAATGCGAGAACAAAAATGAATTGAAGGCACAATGTAATCACT CTTCCGAATCAACTTTTAGCATGGGTAAGAAAGTTATCACACCTTTGAGGAGTTCACTTAAGCCAAAAACGGTTCAAGCCGTTGTTTGCTTGGATGATTGGATGCGAGCTAAGGGATTTTCAGTAG AAATTGGTTGCAAAAAGGACGATGACGATGATGACGACGATGAGGACGATGAGGATGATGATGTTTCTTCGGTAGCTTTTTAA